One part of the [Synechococcus] sp. NIES-970 genome encodes these proteins:
- a CDS encoding hypothetical protein (conserved hypothetical protein (DUF370)): protein MEIQLINIGFGNIVSANRVIAIVSPESAPIKRIISDARDRGQLIDATYGRRTRAVIITDSSHVVLSAIQPETVAHRFVVQKDMTMPMPKV from the coding sequence ATGGAAATACAGCTCATTAACATCGGTTTCGGTAACATTGTCTCTGCGAATCGAGTCATCGCCATCGTCAGCCCTGAGTCAGCACCTATTAAACGAATTATTAGTGATGCCCGTGATCGTGGCCAGTTGATTGATGCAACCTACGGCAGACGAACCCGGGCTGTGATTATTACAGACTCCAGCCATGTGGTACTATCAGCGATCCAACCAGAAACCGTGGCCCATCGCTTTGTTGTCCAAAAAGATATGACGATGCCGATGCCAAAGGTGTAA
- the gmk gene encoding guanylate kinase produces MTTPGKLIVLTGPSGVGKGTLVRSLLPRHQNLFLSISATTRQPRAGEVDGQDYFFKTREQFEGMIAAGELLEWAEYAGNYYGTPLPPVETQVNQGNFVLLEIEVVGANFVKKIYPEALRIFILPPSFTELEERLRGRGNDSEVAIAKRLARAQEELAMSHEFDHEIINDDLETALVELEKVIFS; encoded by the coding sequence ATGACCACTCCAGGAAAACTCATTGTCCTCACAGGGCCAAGCGGCGTTGGTAAAGGAACTTTGGTTCGCTCCCTGTTGCCACGTCATCAGAATCTGTTTCTATCAATCTCTGCAACGACTCGCCAACCCAGAGCTGGAGAAGTGGATGGGCAGGACTATTTTTTTAAGACTAGGGAACAGTTTGAAGGGATGATCGCGGCTGGGGAACTATTAGAGTGGGCTGAGTATGCAGGGAATTATTACGGTACACCCCTCCCCCCCGTAGAAACCCAGGTCAATCAAGGTAACTTCGTTCTCTTGGAAATCGAAGTGGTGGGCGCTAACTTTGTGAAAAAGATTTATCCAGAAGCCCTCAGAATTTTTATCTTGCCTCCGTCTTTTACGGAATTAGAAGAGCGGTTACGGGGCCGAGGGAATGATTCGGAGGTGGCGATCGCCAAACGATTAGCCAGGGCCCAAGAAGAACTAGCCATGAGTCACGAATTTGACCACGAAATCATCAACGATGACCTTGAAACAGCCTTGGTAGAGCTTGAAAAAGTGATCTTCAGCTAG
- the clpP_4 gene encoding ATP-dependent Clp protease, proteolytic subunit ClpP yields the protein MIPTVIESSGRGERAFDIYSRLLRERIVFLGTQVNDEIANLIVAQLLFLEADDPEKDIYLYINSPGGSVSAGMGIFDTMNQVRPDVCTICIGLAASMGAFLLSAGAKGKRMSLPNSRIMIHQPLGGAQGQATDIEIQAKEILYLKGKLNQHLADHTGQPLEKIEVDTDRDFFMSAAEARDYGLIDQVIEKSPSAANPA from the coding sequence ATGATTCCAACCGTTATCGAAAGTTCTGGTCGGGGCGAACGTGCCTTTGATATTTACTCTCGCTTGCTCCGGGAACGCATCGTTTTTCTCGGTACCCAGGTCAACGACGAAATTGCCAACCTCATCGTGGCCCAGCTACTGTTCCTTGAAGCCGACGACCCAGAAAAAGATATTTACCTCTACATCAACTCACCTGGGGGTTCTGTATCAGCCGGGATGGGGATCTTCGATACGATGAACCAAGTCCGTCCAGATGTCTGCACCATCTGTATCGGTCTTGCAGCCAGTATGGGGGCTTTTCTCCTCAGCGCTGGGGCCAAAGGGAAACGCATGAGTCTGCCCAACTCTCGCATCATGATCCACCAACCCCTCGGGGGCGCCCAGGGTCAGGCGACAGATATCGAAATCCAAGCGAAGGAAATTTTGTATCTCAAGGGGAAATTAAACCAACATTTGGCAGACCACACGGGGCAACCTTTAGAGAAAATTGAAGTGGACACGGACCGCGATTTCTTTATGTCTGCCGCCGAAGCCAGAGATTATGGCCTGATTGATCAGGTGATCGAAAAAAGTCCTTCTGCGGCGAACCCGGCCTAA
- a CDS encoding methyltransferase, translating into MTEYIHGYDPEEQGRLVDQARFWGDRLLLKDLDFQADAKILDIGCGVGAVLGIISEKFPTLTFAGIDHQPRQIAYATEYLTSLGLNHDLREGNAYHLPWAENTFDFALTVWLLEHVPNPTGIITEAQRVLRPGGKICLTETDYQNLLIHPLHPDFEYFQQALCELFQAAGGNPYVGRSLGAYLEQAGFVRVNNEAIAVHHWHNAHNQDLQGLVNHLDTWLKLMIPQMVEKLNKDQTRLENGLRHFRSIPDDPGGAITLTIYRATGIKPKL; encoded by the coding sequence ATGACTGAATATATCCATGGTTATGATCCAGAGGAGCAAGGACGCCTCGTAGATCAAGCGCGCTTTTGGGGCGATCGCCTCTTGCTCAAAGACCTTGATTTTCAAGCCGACGCCAAAATTTTGGACATTGGCTGCGGTGTTGGTGCTGTTCTGGGGATTATCAGCGAAAAATTCCCGACTCTAACCTTTGCCGGCATTGATCACCAACCCCGTCAAATCGCCTATGCCACAGAATATTTAACAAGCCTTGGCCTAAATCATGATCTCCGTGAAGGGAATGCTTACCATCTACCCTGGGCAGAAAATACCTTTGACTTTGCTCTGACAGTGTGGCTGCTGGAACATGTGCCTAATCCGACGGGGATTATCACCGAAGCACAGCGGGTCCTACGGCCAGGGGGCAAAATTTGCCTGACGGAAACAGATTATCAAAATCTTTTGATTCATCCACTCCACCCAGATTTTGAGTATTTCCAGCAAGCTCTCTGTGAATTGTTCCAAGCTGCCGGCGGCAATCCCTATGTGGGCCGTAGTTTGGGTGCTTATTTAGAACAGGCCGGATTTGTCCGGGTCAATAATGAGGCGATCGCTGTTCACCATTGGCATAATGCCCACAATCAAGACCTCCAGGGATTAGTGAATCACCTTGATACCTGGTTGAAGCTGATGATCCCGCAAATGGTCGAAAAACTAAACAAAGACCAAACCCGCCTCGAAAACGGCTTAAGGCATTTCCGTTCTATTCCCGACGATCCTGGTGGTGCAATCACCCTAACTATCTATCGGGCCACGGGCATTAAACCCAAGCTGTAA
- the lexA gene encoding LexA repressor, with product MEKLTIAQKELYDWLVQYIHTNQHAPSIRQMMVAMNLRSPAPIQSRLERLRKKKYIDWIDGKARTLKILQSRQPEGLPILGTITAGGLVEPFTDDQSEILTLNLLLTHPNCYALKVTGDSMIEALITEGDYAIMQKVADPDRIKDGAIVAARVDGDGTTLKYFHREGSTVMLKPANPKYKPIKTEAINVELQGILVGVWRGYSH from the coding sequence ATGGAAAAACTCACCATCGCCCAGAAAGAACTCTATGATTGGCTTGTGCAATACATTCATACCAATCAACACGCTCCTTCCATTCGTCAGATGATGGTCGCGATGAACCTGCGATCGCCAGCACCAATCCAAAGCCGCCTCGAACGTCTACGTAAGAAAAAATACATCGACTGGATTGATGGGAAAGCCCGCACCCTCAAAATTCTGCAGTCCCGTCAGCCAGAAGGATTGCCGATCCTCGGCACCATTACAGCCGGGGGACTGGTGGAGCCCTTTACCGATGATCAAAGCGAAATTCTGACACTCAATCTGCTTTTGACTCACCCCAATTGCTATGCCCTCAAGGTCACTGGAGATAGCATGATCGAAGCTTTGATCACCGAGGGAGACTACGCCATTATGCAAAAAGTAGCCGATCCAGATAGGATCAAAGATGGGGCGATCGTTGCGGCTCGGGTTGATGGAGATGGTACGACTCTCAAGTATTTTCACCGGGAAGGGAGCACCGTTATGCTCAAGCCGGCTAACCCTAAATACAAACCGATTAAAACCGAAGCGATCAACGTTGAGTTGCAGGGAATTTTAGTGGGAGTTTGGCGCGGCTATAGCCATTAG
- a CDS encoding hypothetical protein (conserved hypothetical protein), whose protein sequence is MTGLIIFGAYALVLSWVFYYLNQPYGRHWWLKITTAKPFCVYYFGPFVSEKNARAHLPGYQADLEQERAQITQIVLNQMMPPAQLTICPEDI, encoded by the coding sequence ATGACTGGTCTAATTATTTTCGGAGCCTATGCTCTGGTGCTGAGCTGGGTATTTTATTACCTAAATCAGCCCTATGGTCGCCATTGGTGGCTCAAAATCACAACGGCCAAACCTTTTTGTGTGTACTACTTTGGCCCTTTTGTGAGCGAAAAAAATGCCCGCGCCCATCTTCCTGGCTATCAAGCGGATTTAGAACAGGAGCGGGCCCAAATCACCCAAATTGTCCTCAACCAGATGATGCCACCTGCCCAGTTAACCATCTGCCCCGAGGATATTTGA
- the ftrC gene encoding ferredoxin-thioredoxin reductase catalytic chain gives MTAENNASDKALELMKNFAEKYAQRTGTYFCVDPSVTAVVIEGLAKHKEELGAPLCPCRHYEDKKAEVENAFWNCPCVPMRERNDCHCMLFITEDNDFAGDKQEIELDYIKEVAASMKG, from the coding sequence ATGACTGCCGAGAACAACGCTTCTGATAAGGCCCTAGAGCTGATGAAAAACTTCGCTGAAAAGTATGCCCAGCGCACAGGCACCTATTTCTGCGTCGATCCTTCCGTGACCGCAGTGGTGATTGAGGGCCTGGCCAAGCACAAAGAAGAATTAGGCGCACCCCTCTGTCCTTGCCGCCACTACGAAGACAAAAAAGCGGAGGTGGAAAATGCGTTCTGGAACTGTCCCTGTGTGCCGATGCGGGAGCGCAACGATTGTCACTGCATGCTCTTTATCACTGAAGACAATGACTTTGCAGGGGATAAGCAGGAAATCGAACTGGACTATATCAAAGAAGTTGCGGCCAGCATGAAAGGGTAG
- a CDS encoding hypothetical protein (conserved hypothetical protein), with amino-acid sequence MAIPEAFFVGVEQLNTQQFYACHDTLEALWFEAMEPEKSLYQGILQIAVGCYHLGNHNLKGATILVGEGLRRLRQTDEAGYGGLDILGFIQQGEILLARLQQLPREKVALFLQELQEKNTFPCLQPL; translated from the coding sequence ATGGCAATTCCGGAGGCTTTTTTTGTGGGCGTCGAGCAACTAAATACGCAACAATTTTATGCTTGCCATGACACCCTCGAGGCTCTGTGGTTTGAAGCCATGGAGCCGGAAAAGTCTCTGTATCAGGGAATTCTACAGATTGCAGTGGGTTGCTATCATCTAGGCAACCACAACTTAAAGGGGGCCACGATTCTAGTCGGGGAGGGATTACGCCGCCTCCGCCAGACAGATGAAGCAGGGTATGGTGGGCTGGATATTTTAGGCTTTATTCAACAGGGGGAAATACTCCTGGCTCGTCTGCAGCAGCTACCCCGGGAAAAAGTGGCGCTGTTCCTCCAGGAGCTCCAGGAAAAAAATACTTTTCCCTGTTTGCAACCGCTTTAA
- a CDS encoding hypothetical protein (conserved hypothetical protein), which translates to MRILCLSNGHGEDAIAVQILSAIQAQNPAINLAALPIVGTGHAYQKLDIPIIGRTQQMPSGGFVYMDNRQLMRDLKGGLLQLTWQQYKAVKRWAKQREEVSLILAVGDIVPLIFSCLSGCDYAFIGTAKSEYYLRDRQGNWLPKTSALEKWFGSVYLPWERWLLSRKKCVAVYPRDRLTTDILKTYKIPAVNLGNPMMDGLEPPQNLSQIEKESLTFILLPGSRPPEALENWQKILRAVQLLVEKYQAVNFIAAIAPSLDPTEFLTFLPPLGWQATNSKPPELTFGDSEAQVFQQQKARLAFTQYHYAESLHAADFAIAMAGTATEQFVGLGKPALTIMGTGPQFTPAFAEAQTRLLGESVVLCPGPSAVPEKVDFLLSHPDLLQAIATNGRERMGTAGAAQRIAAHLLRWFC; encoded by the coding sequence ATGCGAATTTTATGTCTTAGCAATGGCCATGGGGAAGATGCGATCGCCGTTCAAATTCTCAGTGCAATCCAAGCCCAGAACCCAGCAATCAACCTCGCCGCCCTGCCGATCGTCGGCACAGGTCACGCCTACCAAAAATTAGATATTCCAATTATTGGCCGCACCCAACAAATGCCTTCCGGGGGATTTGTTTATATGGATAATCGACAATTAATGCGGGACTTAAAGGGGGGATTATTACAGCTCACTTGGCAACAATACAAGGCCGTTAAACGATGGGCAAAGCAAAGAGAAGAAGTATCTCTAATTCTTGCCGTAGGGGATATTGTTCCTCTTATTTTTTCTTGTCTCAGTGGTTGTGACTATGCTTTTATCGGTACTGCAAAATCAGAATACTATTTGCGCGATCGCCAAGGCAATTGGCTCCCGAAAACCTCGGCCCTCGAAAAATGGTTTGGATCCGTTTATTTGCCCTGGGAACGGTGGTTACTCAGTCGCAAAAAATGTGTGGCCGTGTATCCGCGCGATCGCCTGACCACAGATATTTTAAAAACCTACAAAATTCCAGCGGTAAATTTGGGGAATCCGATGATGGATGGCCTCGAACCCCCCCAAAATTTGTCTCAGATAGAAAAGGAAAGCCTAACCTTTATTTTATTGCCCGGTTCCCGCCCACCGGAAGCGCTGGAAAATTGGCAAAAAATCCTCCGGGCAGTTCAGTTGCTCGTCGAAAAATATCAGGCGGTGAACTTTATTGCGGCGATCGCCCCCAGTCTTGATCCGACGGAATTCCTCACATTTCTGCCCCCGTTGGGTTGGCAAGCAACCAACTCTAAGCCCCCTGAACTCACTTTTGGTGATTCGGAAGCCCAGGTTTTCCAGCAGCAAAAAGCCCGACTTGCCTTTACCCAATATCATTACGCTGAAAGCTTACATGCTGCCGATTTCGCGATCGCCATGGCAGGTACAGCAACGGAACAATTTGTTGGTCTAGGCAAACCTGCCTTAACGATCATGGGCACTGGCCCCCAATTTACCCCGGCTTTTGCCGAGGCCCAAACCCGCCTCCTGGGAGAATCAGTTGTTCTTTGCCCCGGCCCCAGCGCAGTGCCAGAAAAAGTAGATTTTCTACTAAGTCATCCTGATTTACTCCAGGCGATCGCCACCAATGGCCGAGAACGCATGGGCACCGCTGGAGCTGCCCAGCGCATCGCTGCCCATCTTTTGCGATGGTTTTGTTGA
- a CDS encoding hypothetical protein (conserved hypothetical protein (UPF0227)): MTRTLYLHGFASSPQSRKAQYFAQNIPDLIIPDLNQDDFGSLTLSRQLEQMQPWLTEPCYIIGSSLGGLTAAILAEQFPEQVKKIVLLAPAFQFTIHWRHRLGETTLTRWQTETYLPVFHYSYQREIPLHYNFFQDAEIYANYTFKNTTPTLILHGVHDETVPIQVSENYSKDRPWTTFIALDSDHSLNDCLAILLQETKQFLFGG, translated from the coding sequence ATGACCCGTACCCTCTATCTCCACGGCTTTGCCTCCAGTCCCCAGTCTCGCAAAGCGCAGTATTTCGCACAAAATATCCCCGATCTCATTATTCCTGACCTCAACCAAGATGATTTCGGTAGTTTGACCCTTTCTCGGCAACTAGAGCAAATGCAGCCTTGGCTCACGGAACCTTGTTACATCATCGGCTCTAGCCTGGGGGGACTCACCGCCGCCATACTCGCAGAACAATTTCCAGAGCAGGTCAAAAAAATTGTCCTATTAGCGCCTGCTTTTCAATTCACCATCCATTGGCGCCACCGTTTAGGAGAAACGACCCTGACAAGATGGCAAACAGAAACCTACCTCCCAGTTTTTCACTACAGCTATCAACGGGAAATACCATTGCACTACAATTTTTTCCAAGATGCAGAAATATACGCCAATTATACGTTTAAAAATACAACACCAACCTTGATTCTCCATGGTGTTCATGATGAAACAGTGCCTATCCAAGTGAGCGAAAATTATTCTAAAGATCGCCCCTGGACAACTTTCATTGCCCTCGATAGTGATCACAGCTTAAATGATTGTTTGGCTATTCTTTTGCAAGAAACAAAACAGTTTTTGTTTGGGGGTTAA
- the recG gene encoding ATP-dependent DNA helicase yields the protein MDQPDFLRLQKALSIEAERGFQDLQGHQHRFSEFLCLSFGAVPPPGITPDQRRRWQEFAQKFADYPTANPPKRRLLVAGARSFLQQVKAQLEQPPENSPKVKLPRTQSVRENTAKSSTYTQKITLDQPLMYLPGVGPKRSEQLAKLGLQTVRDALFYYPRQHIDYAKQVKITDLEAGETVTLVGYVVRCSIFTSPKNQKLSIFELWLRDGSGRIKLSRFYAGSRYSNRGWQEKMKRQYPSGVAIAASGLVKKNKYGLTLDNPEIEVLDSSGADIKSLKIGRVLPVYPLTEGVPADLIRKVVVNALPAIEQLKDPFPTAFREQHGLMKLKEAIANIHFPENADILQRARQRLVFDEFFYLQLGFLQRRQQEKASQKSAVFIPQGELIKRFEALLPFQLTNAQQRVINEILADLAQSTPMNRLVQGDVGAGKTVVAVFAILAAIQSGYQAALMAPTEVLAEQHYRKLVGWFNLLHLPVELLTGSTKTKKRREIHSQLQTGELKVLVGTHALIEDPVQFQNLGLVVIDEQHRFGVQQRGRLLAKGQAPHVLTMTATPIPRSLALTLHGDLDVSQIDELPPGRQPIDTRVIPGGDRHKAYELIKREVAQGRQAYVIFPLIEESEKLEAKAAVAEHQRLSEQVFKSFNVGILHGRMKSEEKDSALTAFRDNQDQIIVSTTVIEVGVDVPNATVMLIENAERFGLSQLHQLRGRVGRGSHQSHCLLVTNSKNPDSQTRLRVLEQSTDGFFISEMDLRLRGPGEVLGTKQSGLPDFALASLTEDQEVLLIARQAAEQLLQKDSSLSQYPLMQQELQRKYQKLLGADVLT from the coding sequence ATGGATCAACCAGATTTTCTGCGATTACAAAAAGCATTGTCTATCGAAGCAGAACGGGGCTTTCAAGATCTCCAGGGCCATCAGCATCGCTTCAGTGAATTTCTATGCCTTAGTTTTGGGGCGGTTCCTCCCCCAGGCATTACTCCCGATCAACGACGACGCTGGCAGGAATTTGCCCAGAAATTTGCCGACTATCCTACCGCAAACCCCCCTAAACGGCGGCTCTTGGTGGCGGGAGCCAGGAGTTTTTTGCAACAGGTCAAGGCGCAGCTGGAACAACCGCCCGAAAACTCGCCGAAAGTTAAATTACCCCGCACCCAATCCGTCCGCGAAAATACGGCCAAAAGTTCGACCTATACCCAAAAAATCACCCTCGACCAACCGCTGATGTATCTGCCTGGGGTCGGGCCAAAACGCAGTGAACAGTTGGCAAAACTAGGACTGCAAACGGTGCGGGACGCGCTATTTTATTACCCCCGACAACACATCGACTACGCCAAGCAGGTCAAAATCACTGATCTGGAAGCGGGGGAAACAGTGACCCTAGTGGGCTATGTGGTGCGCTGTAGTATTTTTACCAGCCCGAAAAATCAGAAACTGAGTATTTTTGAGCTGTGGCTGCGCGATGGCAGTGGCCGCATTAAACTCAGTCGTTTCTACGCGGGTAGTCGTTACAGTAATCGGGGTTGGCAGGAAAAAATGAAGCGCCAATATCCGTCAGGGGTGGCGATCGCCGCATCGGGATTGGTGAAAAAAAATAAATATGGCTTGACCCTTGATAACCCAGAAATTGAGGTCCTCGACAGCAGTGGGGCCGATATTAAATCTTTAAAAATTGGCCGGGTACTGCCGGTATATCCCCTCACGGAAGGGGTTCCCGCCGATCTGATTCGCAAAGTCGTTGTGAATGCACTGCCGGCCATTGAGCAGCTCAAGGATCCGTTTCCGACAGCTTTTCGGGAGCAACATGGGCTGATGAAACTCAAAGAGGCGATCGCCAATATCCATTTCCCCGAAAATGCCGATATTCTCCAGCGAGCGCGCCAACGGTTGGTGTTCGATGAATTTTTCTACCTGCAACTGGGTTTTCTCCAACGGCGACAACAGGAAAAAGCCAGCCAAAAAAGTGCCGTGTTTATCCCCCAGGGGGAGCTGATCAAGCGCTTTGAAGCCCTCCTGCCCTTCCAACTCACCAACGCCCAACAACGGGTGATCAACGAAATTCTCGCAGATTTGGCCCAGTCAACGCCGATGAATCGCCTTGTCCAAGGGGATGTGGGGGCCGGAAAAACGGTGGTGGCAGTCTTTGCGATCCTTGCCGCGATCCAGTCTGGCTATCAGGCCGCTTTGATGGCACCCACGGAAGTCCTTGCCGAGCAACATTACCGCAAATTAGTCGGTTGGTTTAACTTGCTCCATTTGCCCGTAGAACTGCTCACAGGGTCAACGAAAACAAAAAAACGCCGGGAGATCCACAGCCAACTGCAAACGGGGGAACTCAAAGTCCTGGTCGGGACCCATGCCCTAATCGAAGATCCAGTGCAGTTTCAAAATCTTGGTCTGGTGGTAATTGATGAACAACACCGCTTCGGTGTCCAACAGCGGGGCCGACTACTAGCGAAGGGGCAAGCGCCCCATGTCCTGACCATGACCGCGACCCCCATTCCCCGGAGTCTGGCTCTCACCCTCCACGGGGATCTAGATGTCAGTCAAATTGATGAACTGCCCCCCGGTCGCCAACCCATTGATACCCGCGTTATTCCCGGAGGCGATCGCCACAAAGCCTATGAACTGATCAAGCGGGAAGTGGCCCAGGGCCGCCAAGCCTATGTCATTTTCCCCTTGATCGAAGAATCCGAAAAACTCGAAGCCAAGGCCGCCGTCGCTGAACACCAGCGGTTATCAGAGCAGGTTTTCAAAAGCTTTAATGTGGGGATCCTCCATGGGCGCATGAAATCAGAGGAAAAAGACAGCGCTCTCACAGCCTTCCGCGATAACCAAGATCAAATCATTGTTTCCACCACCGTGATCGAAGTGGGGGTTGATGTGCCTAATGCGACGGTGATGCTCATTGAAAATGCCGAACGCTTTGGCCTTTCCCAACTGCACCAGTTGCGGGGCCGGGTCGGTCGGGGTTCCCACCAGTCCCACTGTTTGCTGGTGACCAACAGTAAAAATCCCGACTCCCAAACCCGTCTCCGGGTGCTAGAGCAATCTACCGATGGCTTTTTTATCTCGGAAATGGATCTGCGGCTGCGGGGGCCGGGGGAAGTGCTGGGCACGAAGCAATCAGGCTTGCCAGATTTTGCCCTGGCTAGTCTCACGGAGGATCAAGAGGTATTATTAATTGCTCGCCAGGCTGCTGAACAATTGCTCCAAAAAGATTCCAGCTTGTCACAATACCCTCTGATGCAGCAGGAACTCCAGCGCAAATACCAGAAACTTCTCGGGGCGGATGTGCTTACCTAG
- a CDS encoding hypothetical protein (Integral membrane DUF6 domain protein), producing the protein MNPVLQLAIATLILGTSGVYIKLADLSPFVMTFFRAGIPLIFVSALFLYRREPLFWGATPFLLLISFLDAVRGLCYIIGFSYADLSSAVVILYTWPLFTTLFSWIFLKEAIPRRNLWLLPCFILGIAVIYANSEINLSSRSFLGLTSVLIAAVLVAATVVMYKIKAADFSVYRLIFYQNLVAGVVSFPFLLGTYPGPNPFQFTMGGIYGVSIGIIGFMLFFSALTKLPASTTALLCYLEILSTIFCGIVFFQEQLSPNVILGAGLILGASFCLKKTSDITP; encoded by the coding sequence ATGAATCCTGTCCTGCAATTGGCGATCGCCACCCTGATTTTAGGAACATCCGGCGTCTACATCAAACTGGCTGATCTGTCCCCCTTCGTGATGACATTTTTTCGGGCCGGAATTCCGCTGATCTTTGTCTCAGCCCTATTTCTCTACCGTCGAGAACCGCTTTTTTGGGGAGCCACCCCCTTCCTCTTGCTGATTTCTTTTCTCGACGCTGTGCGGGGACTATGCTACATCATTGGTTTTAGCTATGCCGACCTCAGCAGTGCCGTAGTTATCCTCTATACCTGGCCCCTCTTCACGACTCTCTTTAGCTGGATTTTTCTCAAAGAAGCCATTCCCCGTCGGAACCTTTGGCTATTACCCTGCTTTATCTTGGGGATTGCCGTTATCTATGCCAATAGTGAAATCAACCTTTCTAGTCGCAGCTTTCTGGGCTTGACCAGCGTTCTCATCGCCGCCGTTCTCGTTGCGGCAACGGTGGTGATGTACAAAATAAAAGCTGCCGATTTTTCGGTATATCGCCTAATTTTCTACCAGAATCTTGTGGCTGGGGTCGTTTCCTTTCCTTTTCTTTTGGGAACCTACCCTGGGCCTAATCCCTTCCAATTCACCATGGGGGGCATTTATGGTGTCTCCATTGGCATTATTGGCTTTATGCTATTTTTTTCTGCACTGACAAAGTTACCCGCCTCAACCACCGCTTTGCTGTGCTACCTAGAGATTTTAAGCACGATTTTCTGTGGCATCGTCTTTTTTCAAGAGCAGCTTTCTCCCAACGTCATTCTGGGAGCTGGCCTAATTTTAGGCGCCAGTTTCTGCCTGAAAAAAACCAGTGACATCACTCCCTAG
- the nrtD gene encoding nitrate/nitrite transport system ATP-binding protein, with protein sequence MMTAPDTTLKKEAQSTFLALENVSKVYPTAKGPLTVLENVNLTVNEGEFICIIGHSGCGKSTMLNMISGFNQPTTGTVKLHGEPITAPGPDRMMVFQNYCLLPWKNAHDNVALAVNTVCKDQPKAEREATVRKYMEMVGLTEAAKKKPHQISGGMKQRVAIARALSIHPEVLILDEPFGALDAITKEELQEELLQIWRENKITVLMITHDIDEALFLADRIVMMTNGPRANVGEILEVPFDRPRNREQLTDDPKYMELRNYALDYLYHRYAHDEEEELEDEVAPNPLWKVAGIVGGIAAIALVGWGLFQTVAPRPQSSGNSAIEAAQ encoded by the coding sequence ATGATGACTGCACCTGACACCACCCTCAAAAAAGAAGCTCAAAGCACATTTCTCGCCCTTGAAAATGTCAGTAAAGTTTACCCGACAGCCAAAGGTCCCCTCACCGTTTTAGAAAATGTAAATCTAACAGTCAATGAAGGGGAATTTATCTGCATCATCGGTCACTCTGGCTGTGGTAAATCCACGATGCTCAATATGATCTCAGGGTTTAATCAACCGACCACTGGCACGGTAAAACTCCATGGGGAACCCATTACGGCTCCAGGTCCCGACCGGATGATGGTGTTCCAAAACTACTGCCTGTTGCCGTGGAAAAATGCCCACGACAATGTGGCCCTGGCGGTGAATACAGTCTGCAAGGATCAACCAAAGGCAGAGCGGGAAGCGACCGTCAGAAAATACATGGAGATGGTGGGGTTAACCGAAGCAGCGAAAAAGAAACCCCATCAAATTTCCGGCGGGATGAAACAACGGGTGGCGATCGCCCGCGCCCTGTCCATTCACCCAGAGGTCCTGATTTTGGATGAACCCTTTGGGGCCTTGGATGCAATCACCAAGGAGGAGTTGCAGGAGGAATTACTGCAAATCTGGCGAGAAAATAAAATCACTGTGTTGATGATTACCCACGACATTGACGAGGCGTTATTTCTTGCGGATCGCATTGTCATGATGACCAATGGCCCCAGGGCAAATGTTGGTGAAATTCTCGAAGTGCCCTTCGATCGCCCCCGTAATCGGGAGCAGCTGACGGACGATCCGAAATATATGGAACTGCGGAACTATGCCCTCGATTACCTATATCACCGTTATGCCCATGATGAAGAGGAAGAATTAGAAGACGAAGTTGCCCCTAATCCGCTCTGGAAGGTGGCGGGGATTGTCGGTGGCATTGCGGCGATCGCCTTGGTCGGTTGGGGTCTGTTCCAAACGGTTGCTCCCCGGCCCCAAAGTTCTGGTAATTCGGCGATCGAAGCCGCTCAATAA